GCTCAGGTGCAACTCCAAGCTGGTATTGCGGTACTCGCGCAAGCGAACCTACTGCCGCAGAACCTGCTCAAGCTCATTGGGTAATTAATGAGCCTGGGAGTCTAGGGTTTACCTAGCGCTGATTAAAGGTGGGGGACTTTGGGTTAAGTACCCCCACCGGATCAGCGGCCGAGGCAAGAAGGAGTAAGGACAATGGAGATCAATCTAAGAGGGGGTATCAAGTTACCCCAATCTCTTCCAGCCGCCAGAGGCGGCACTGAGATTCCCGTCGTCAAAACGTCACAGAACGTTGAGAGTGCGCTGCCTGGCGCGAACCAAGCGAATGATGTTGCATCCGCAGAAGTTCGTCGTTTTGAGCAGGTCAAGAAAGCCGCTGAGTCATTCTTCAAGGATGTCTACGCGGTCAATGACCATACATTCTCAATCTATAAAGATGCGTCGGGTCAGTATATTACGCGGTTCACGAGTCTTCGGGATGGTAGGGTCACCTACATTCCCGAGCCTCAGCTGCTGCAACATAGCAGTGGCGGTGGTGGATCGCTGATAGAAATTCAGGCTTAGGTGGTGTAAGCTCTGGCATAGAGCTTGCATCGCTTAAGAAGTTTGGGAGCTGGGTGCGCAAGTGCCCAGCGCCTGAAACGGTAGGAGATACGTCATGGTAACGCAGATACAGCTGGGCAATTTGTTCCAGCAAAACGGTAGGACTGTTGTTGGGGGTGGCCAAACCGCGTTCGACACCGAGTCTATCATTAACAGCCTTGTTGAGGCGAAGCGTCTTCCTGCGGTGACGCTTGAGAAGAAGAACGAGACCATCGGTAAGCAGCAAGAAGCATTGACCGATCTACGCGGTTTGATGTCGCGCTTCAAAAGCGCGGTGGATACGCTCAGGAATCCTCCTGGTGTTGGCAATGCCGCGCAAAATATTTTCCAATATCGTGTAGCAACGCTGACCACGAATACGGGTGTTGCCGCAAGTAACTATGTCACCGCAACCGTAGAGCCGGGGGCTGCGACGCAGACCTTTACGGTTGACTCAGTAGACCAACTGGCGCGTGAAACGAAACAGCAAAGTGATAACTTTTTGCTGCCTGATGCTATTACTAGCTCGGTAGTATCTGCTGTATCAACGCCTGGTACATTCACGGCAGGAACGTTTAACTTGCGCCGTCTTGGTGGCGGCAGCACGCCGATTACGCTTGATGCAGGCGATTCATTGCAAACAGTGGCCAATAAATTTAATGAAGTGAAGAGCGCTACAGGTATTCAAGCGACTGTCTTGAAGGTAGCGGATGGTGTGCCGAATAATACCTATACGCTGGTATTTACGGCAACGAAAACAGGTCTTGATACGGCGTTTGATTTAGAGAATGCGGCCACCGTTACCTCTGATCCATCGGGTGTGCTTTCCAACCTCAATTTTGCGACCACGCAGTCAGCCCTCAACTCACAATTCACACTGGATGGTGTGGCGATTCAACGCCAAACCAACTCGGTGGCGGATGCGATTGATGGTATCACCTTTAACCTCAAGCAGGTTACGCCTGCACTAACGTCTGTTGCGCTCACGATCGAGCCTGATACAGAAATTG
This sequence is a window from Alphaproteobacteria bacterium. Protein-coding genes within it:
- the fliD gene encoding flagellar filament capping protein FliD; this encodes MVTQIQLGNLFQQNGRTVVGGGQTAFDTESIINSLVEAKRLPAVTLEKKNETIGKQQEALTDLRGLMSRFKSAVDTLRNPPGVGNAAQNIFQYRVATLTTNTGVAASNYVTATVEPGAATQTFTVDSVDQLARETKQQSDNFLLPDAITSSVVSAVSTPGTFTAGTFNLRRLGGGSTPITLDAGDSLQTVANKFNEVKSATGIQATVLKVADGVPNNTYTLVFTATKTGLDTAFDLENAATVTSDPSGVLSNLNFATTQSALNSQFTLDGVAIQRQTNSVADAIDGITFNLKQVTPALTSVALTIEPDTEIVTNAITQLADVYNELRLFVSKQSEVGKDGLPLETAVLANNSTLRSIMNTLSSEVSSTVSGITGGNPSQLADLGIKFQDFEGDEDNPFTRNIIVLDSDKLKSALESNYDGVRAVFEFQMNSQNANLAVFKRNNSLAVNDITLTIDRDPVTPIYTATYNDPLLGSVTVNLDGTDITSTGGVFLKGQNGTVLEGLELIFSATTDETFDVSFTQGIGDRLFNAIESIIDDEEGLLTGEQNRLEDVVTNNEEEITDIDTFIARYREQLIAQYSRLEEALSKANNLLQLLGAQADARNSA